A portion of the Cryptomeria japonica chromosome 5, Sugi_1.0, whole genome shotgun sequence genome contains these proteins:
- the LOC131040730 gene encoding LOW QUALITY PROTEIN: 18.1 kDa class I heat shock protein (The sequence of the model RefSeq protein was modified relative to this genomic sequence to represent the inferred CDS: inserted 2 bases in 1 codon) has translation MALTPFFGRGISAWEPWENNLFDPWLPIPRVWDAMDFSVPTAASSFSRDAMAVANTRVDWKETPEAHVFTADLPGLRKEDLKIDLVEKNTLRISGERHKEQEEKTDQWHRVERSSGXFMRQFRLPENVNLDGISAKLENGVLTVNAPKTQPDAANGGDVKSIDIGSA, from the exons ATGGCTTTGACTCCATTTTTCGGAAGGGGCATCAGCGCTTGGGAGCCATGGGAGAACAACCTCTTCGATCCGTGGCTTCCAATTCCTCGCGTGTGGGATGCCATGGATTTCAGTGTGCCCACAGCGGCCTCTTCATTTTCAAGGGATGCCATGGCCGTGGCCAACACAAGGGTCGACTGGAAGGAAACCCCTGAAGCTCATGTCTTCACCGCCGATTTGCCTG GACTGAGGAAAGAGGATCTGAAAATCGATTTAGTGGAGAAGAATACTCTGCGAATAAGCGGTGAGAGGCACAAAGAACAGGAGGAAAAGACGGATCAGTGGCACCGTGTGGAGCGGTCGAGCGG ATTTATGAGGCAATTCCGTCTGCCTGAAAATGTGAATTTGGACGGCATTTCGGCAAAGCTGGAGAACGGGGTTTTGACTGTGAACGCTCCCAAAACACAACCTGATGCTGCAAATGGCGGCGACGTTAAAAGCATTGACATTGGCAGCGCTTAG
- the LOC131876059 gene encoding 2-oxoglutarate-dependent dioxygenase 11-like, giving the protein MRSEEERPGTLTKLPGQLSIPVIDMTNLSQGGFHRKEEICKIAKACEEWGFFQVGYGQIFVVSEDQKLDWGDLLGLIISPPRSRNLSLWPAVPADFRHIVDEYNKEIKSLAVQLLSLIAETLHLKTDYFEQSFGNTY; this is encoded by the exons ATGAGATCAGAGGAAGAGAGACCCGGAACACTAACAAAACTTCCTGGTCAGTTGAGCATCCCAGTGATTGACATGACCAATCTCTCCCAAGGAGGATTTCACAGGAAAGAAGAGATCTGTAAAATTGCCAAGGCTTGTGAAGAATGGGGTTTCTTTCAG GTT GGCTATGGGCAGATCTTTGTTGTGTCAGAGGATCAAAAGCTGGATTGGGGCGATTTGTTGGGTTTAATAATAAGTCCTCCACGGAGCAGGAATTTGAGTTTGTGGCCAGCTGTGCCGGCTGATTTCAG GCATATTGTGGATGAATACAACAAAGAGATTAAAAGTCTTGCTGTGCAGCTGCTGAGTTTAATTGCAGAAACTTTACATCTAAAAACTGATTACTTTGAGCAATCATTTGGAAACACCTATTGA
- the LOC131876385 gene encoding codeine O-demethylase-like — MRMNYYPPCPKPDHVLGLSPHADGSGITLLLQDDEVEGLHIRKDDKWVAIQPIPYALVVNIGFFLEVMSNGRYRSIEHRAVTSKENARLSIAIFYSPGFDAEISPALELIDENHPCLFKKFIHEDFIRHYMSHKIEGKKALYEYAGITANGRK, encoded by the exons ATGCGGATGAATTACTATCCACCATGTCCAAAACCAGATCATGTTCTAGGCCTCAGCCCACATGCAGATGGATCTGGCATCACACTATTGTTGCAGGATGACGAAGTTGAAGGATTGCACATCCGAAAGGATGATAAATGGGTGGCTATTCAACCAATTCCTTATGCTCTAGTAGTTAACATTGGCTTCTTCTTAGAG GTGATGTCAAATGGAAGATACAGAAGCATCGAGCATAGAGCAGTAACAAGCAAAGAGAATGCCAGACTATCTATTGCCATTTTTTACAGTCCAGGATTTGATGCAGAGATCAGTCCTGCACTGGAACTGATTGACGAAAATCATCCCTGCTTGTTCAAGAAATTTATACATGAAGATTTTATTAGACACTACATGTCTCATAAGATTGAAGGAAAAAAAGCATTATATGAATATGCAGGTATAACAGCGAATGGCAGAAAATAA